The proteins below come from a single Malus domestica chromosome 03, GDT2T_hap1 genomic window:
- the LOC103418232 gene encoding uncharacterized protein has product MGNSLRCCLACVLPCGALDLIRIVHLNGYVEEISHPVTAGEILEANPNHVLSKPSSQGVVRKILILSPESELKRGSIYFLIPSSSVPEKRKKSKSNGIKKPSKKSSKSQSDSTDRYLTEIVTEKKFTSRRDRRAGRVAVWRPNLESITED; this is encoded by the coding sequence ATGGGCAACAGTCTAAGGTGCTGTTTGGCTTGCGTACTACCGTGTGGAGCCCTAGACTTGATACGGATCGTCCATTTGAATGGCTACGTAGAAGAAATCTCACATCCAGTCACTGCTGGCGAGATCTTGGAAGCAAACCCTAATCACGTTCTCAGCAAACCCAGCTCCCAAGGCGTCGTACGCAAAATTTTGATCCTCTCGCCGGAGTCGGAGCTCAAGCGTGGCAGCATCTATTTCTTGATTCCGTCTTCTTCTGTGCCggagaagaggaaaaagagTAAGAGCAACGGCATTAAGAAACCCTCAAAAAAGAGCAGCAAGAGCCAAAGCGATAGTACTGACCGTTACTTGACGGAGATTGTGACGGAAAAGAAGTTTACCTCTCGCCGGGATCGGAGGGCTGGCCGTGTCGCAGTATGGCGGCCTAATCTCGAAAGCATCACCGAagactaa
- the LOC139194607 gene encoding cation/H(+) antiporter 15-like: MFYVVHLVSLSGRTAPVFITHRLGKRSFRTFQSGDSDRIVNAFRLYEEHSSGGFIMNAFTTISPYATMHDDVCTLALEKRTSMVLIPFHKQFNSLSCMEELSKRIRSVNRNILRNSPCSVGILLDRGTLNTNTSLSCKIVYSIGIIFVEGPDDREALAYAVRMTEHPNVSLTVVRLVDNRKFNVHKEHDSELLSKCKIAIAGRKQHVYKEERVKDSVDMINVIRPMQNFYDLIVVGRRHDCDSPLFMGLKEWNEFPELGFIGDMLASSDSNCEVSVLVVQQQMLGNDQQMVDHNSFKSNGTPSFSVVDMPRDDRVHPLRY; encoded by the coding sequence ATGTTTTATGTTGTCCACCTCGTGAGTCTATCAGGCAGAACTGCCCCTGTCTTCATAACACATCGACTCGGAAAAAGGAGTTTTAGGACATTTCAATCCGGTGACTCAGATCGGATAGTCAATGCCTTCAGATTATACGAAGAACATAGCTCTGGTGGCTTTATAATGAATGCATTCACAACCATTTCTCCCTATGCCACAATGCATGATGATGTTTGCACATTAGCATTGGAAAAAAGGACTTCCATGGTCCTAATCCCATTTCACAAGCAATTCAATTCACTAAGTTGCATGGAGGAATTATCCAAACGTATAAGGTCTGTGAATCGAAACATTCTTCGAAATTCCCCATGCTCAGTTGGGATTCTCCTAGATCGTGGTACCTTGAACACCAACACATCTCTATCATGCAAAATTGTGTACAGTATTGGGATTATCTTTGTAGAAGGACCTGATGACCGTGAGGCATTAGCATATGCAGTGCGCATGACAGAGCACCCTAATGTCAGCCTCACGGTCGTTAGATTGGTGGACAATAGGAAATTCAATGTGCATAAAGAACATGATTCGGAGCTACTCAGCAAGTGTAAGATAGCAATTGCTGGGAGAAAACAACATGTTTACAAGGAGGAACGTGTTAAGGATAGCGTGGACATGATCAATGTGATTAGGCCCATGCAAAATTTTTATGACCTAATTGTGGTGGGGAGACGCCATGATTGTGATTCACCATTGTTCATGGGACTCAAAGAATGGAATGAGTTTCCGGAACTTGGGTTCATTGGAGATATGTTGGCATCTTCAGATTCCAATTGTGAGGTCTCGGTGTTGGTGGTGCAGCAACAAATGCTTGGAAATGATCAACAGATGGTAGACCACAACAGCTTTAAGTCCAATGGAACCCCCTCATTTTCTGTCGTGGATATGCCTCGTGATGATAGAGTGCACCCACTTCGTTATTAG
- the LOC139194608 gene encoding cation/H(+) antiporter 18-like encodes MHQVGIILGPSVLGSGNAFADIVFPLKSFYISETYALFGVMLFVFLVGVKMDISLVKQSGRKAVVISLSAFFVPLILNIGFALVLRKTVAIEASLHKSIIIIAVFQCLSSFHVISCVLADLNLLNSEIGRLAVSSSIVSGVLSLIWVGLAFTIRQSKISKKDLSLPFMGLSLFCMFILIVYILRPMMLWMVAQLTDKEKSVKESYIFSIFIMIMVCSLLGEVMGQHCILGPMILGLAVPDGPPLGSALVEKLDSYVSLILLPSYFVVTGARINFSMIIKMKTVDFGALGYE; translated from the coding sequence ATGCATCAGGTAGGTATTATATTGGGGCCATCAGTATTAGGATCAGGCAATGCCTTTGCAGATATAGTTTTCCCACTGAAAAGCTTTTACATCAGCGAAACCTATGCGTTATTTGGTGTCATGCTGTTTGTCTTTCTAGTCGGAGTGAAAATGGACATAAGTTTGGTGAAACAGTCAGGAAGGAAAGCCGTGGTCATAAGCCTCTCGGCTTTCTTCGTCCCTTTGATCCTCAACATCGGCTTCGCTTTAGTCCTACGGAAGACTGTCGCGATAGAAGCAAGCCTACACAAGTCGATCATCATCATCGCAGTGTTTCAATGCCTAAGCTCGTTCCACGTCATCTCGTGCGTCTTGGCTGATTTGAACCTCCTCAACTCGGAGATTGGGAGATTGGCTGTGTCTTCCTCAATAGTCAGTGGGGTGCTATCTTTGATTTGGGTCGGTTTGGCCTTTACAATAAGGCAAAGCAAGATTTCAAAAAAGGATCTTAGTCTACCCTTTATGGGGTTGAGCTTGTTTTGCATGTTCATACTCATAGTCTACATTTTGAGGCCTATGATGTTATGGATGGTTGCACAACTTACAGATAAAGAAAAATCGGTGAAAGAGAGCTacattttttcaatatttatcatgATCATGGTGTGTTCTCTTCTTGGTGAGGTTATGGGCCAGCATTGCATACTGGGGCCCATGATTTTAGGGTTGGCAGTGCCAGATGGCCCACCACTGGGATCAGCTTTGGTTGAGAAACTTGACTCCTACGTCTCATTGATTCTGTTGCCAAGCTACTTTGTGGTCACTGGTGCAAGGATTAATTTCTCTATGATAATAAAGATGAAGACTGTGGATTTTGGAGCTCTTGGTTATGAGTAG